A genome region from Erigeron canadensis isolate Cc75 chromosome 3, C_canadensis_v1, whole genome shotgun sequence includes the following:
- the LOC122591472 gene encoding uncharacterized protein LOC122591472, translating to MGNSNRQQGSLASNTQQNPKPSGSNNGSNKYQHPNVRNEHVNAITTQSDKVVNSPISPPLSSATNVPMQVDSEDEDEQVDEEIVVKPNQAVKPPAVPLTSTTPVATPVAKPAVVEPQVNPYKPKIPFPQKLKKDKLKEQYAYQGSYNGQEEAKATFLNAECLAIVQNQIPPKLEDPGSFVITCSLDAKLTCDALADIGASINLMPFSVYRRLSLAALKPTRMSIRLADHSFQYPMGIAENLCIKVGRFCYP from the exons ATGGGTAATTCTAATCGTCAACAAGGATCTTTGGCAAGTAATACTCAACAAAATCCTAAGCCTTCCGGTTCAAATAATGGAAgtaataagtatcaacacccgaatgttaggaatgagcatgtaaatgccatTACTACTCAGTCCGATAAGGTAGTTAATTCTCCTATTTCTCCTCCTCTTTCTAGTGCTACTAATGTTCCTATGCAAGTTGATAGTGAGGATgaagatgaacaagttgatgaagagattgtaGTAAAGCCGAACCAAGCCGTGAAACCACCGGCCGTTCCACTTACATCGACTACACCGGTTGCTACACCGGTAGCAAAACCGGCGGTTGTTGAGCCTCAAGTAAATCCATATAAGCCTAAGATTCCTTTCCCTCAAAAATTGAAGAAGGATAAGCTCAAGGAACAATACG CTTATCAAGGATCTTATAACGGACAAGAGGAAGCTAAGGCTACTTTCCTAAATGCGGAGTGTTTGGCAATTGTGCAAAATCAAATCCCTCCTAAGCttgaagatccagggagttttgtGATTACTTGTTCTCTTGATGCTAAGCTTACTTGTGATGCTTTGGCCGATATTGGTGCAAGCATTAACTTGATGCCTTTTTCAGTTTATAGGCGATTGTCTTTAGCGGCTTTAAAGCCAACTcggatgagcattaggctcgccgATCATTCATTTCAGTATCCCATGGGAATTGCTGAAAATTTGTGTATTAAAGTAGGCCGATTTTGTTATCCTTGA